The Roseovarius sp. EL26 genome has a window encoding:
- a CDS encoding LysR family transcriptional regulator, which translates to MDPRGIKEAISVADTGSFTAAAASLTTTVASVSRRISELEARLGVKLFIRTTRQVSVTPDGENYLSRCREAVKILEAAELEVTAQQDKLTGHIRITAAVDFGERVIAPSVASFQMLHPDVSVELDLSNDRFDLVERRYDLAVRLGEFPDSTLIARKIGERRLLACASPKYIDQHGAPQTLADLRHHNCLRGSARQWRFAQNDRPLHQHINGMLRCNSGTALTRMALQGSGIAQLPDYYVKRHIAEQSLISILPDFQPEPEGIWIVRPDNRYVPRRVREFITLLTDDVGNLGSDT; encoded by the coding sequence ATGGATCCGCGTGGAATCAAAGAGGCTATCTCCGTTGCCGATACCGGCAGCTTTACAGCCGCAGCCGCCTCTCTCACCACCACGGTCGCAAGCGTCAGCCGGCGTATTTCCGAGCTTGAGGCACGCTTGGGGGTCAAGCTTTTCATTCGAACGACACGACAGGTATCAGTCACACCAGATGGGGAAAACTACCTGTCCCGGTGTCGGGAGGCCGTCAAGATATTGGAGGCGGCCGAGCTTGAGGTAACAGCACAGCAGGATAAACTAACCGGACATATCCGAATTACAGCAGCCGTTGATTTTGGCGAGCGGGTGATTGCTCCGTCTGTTGCATCATTTCAGATGCTCCATCCCGATGTGTCTGTCGAACTTGACCTGTCCAACGATCGCTTCGATCTGGTTGAGCGCCGCTATGATTTAGCCGTGCGACTGGGCGAGTTTCCCGATTCTACGCTGATTGCACGGAAAATCGGAGAGCGCCGCCTGCTGGCATGTGCATCACCAAAATACATTGATCAACATGGCGCGCCTCAAACACTCGCTGACTTACGCCATCACAATTGCCTGAGAGGATCAGCACGACAATGGCGGTTTGCGCAAAACGACCGCCCTCTCCACCAGCACATAAATGGCATGCTACGCTGCAACAGCGGTACGGCATTGACCAGAATGGCCTTACAGGGGTCGGGGATTGCACAGTTACCAGATTACTATGTAAAGCGTCATATTGCTGAGCAAAGCCTGATCTCCATTCTACCAGATTTCCAACCCGAACCCGAAGGGATCTGGATCGTTCGCCCAGACAACCGTTATGTGCCAAGAAGGGTGCGAGAGTTTATCACTCTGCTGACCGATGACGTCGGAAACCTAGGCTCCGACACATAG
- a CDS encoding DUF4169 family protein: protein MGNSGSGPVNLNRYRKTKARADKKSRAEENSIKFGQSKAGKDLDRARTEKQERDLSDHKRDP, encoded by the coding sequence ATGGGTAATTCTGGTTCAGGGCCGGTCAACCTGAACCGGTATCGAAAAACTAAGGCGCGGGCTGATAAAAAATCTCGCGCTGAAGAAAACTCCATTAAATTCGGCCAATCCAAAGCTGGCAAAGATCTGGACCGTGCCCGCACAGAAAAACAAGAGCGTGATCTCTCTGATCACAAGCGCGATCCCTGA
- a CDS encoding ribbon-helix-helix domain-containing protein — translation MMARPVKHSLTLQGHRTSVSLEEEFWQAFRQIAKAQNLPLNALAAKIDAGRDPDTGLASAIRLYVLDYYQAQIPGT, via the coding sequence CTGATGGCGCGTCCGGTCAAACATTCACTGACGTTGCAGGGTCACCGTACCAGCGTTTCACTTGAGGAAGAGTTCTGGCAGGCCTTTCGCCAAATTGCAAAAGCACAGAATCTACCCCTGAACGCATTAGCCGCTAAAATCGATGCCGGACGAGATCCTGATACAGGATTGGCGTCAGCCATCAGACTCTATGTGCTGGATTATTATCAAGCACAGATACCCGGCACTTAG
- a CDS encoding SspB family protein, with product MSQTIDYGSLMHRAMRGLIQQVLTDVRDNGLPGAHHFFITFDTGHPDVKIADWLRERYPEEMTVVMQHWFDDLIVTDEGFSVTLNFGDAPENLNVPFDAVQTFVDPSVEFGLRFESQDDEDDMDDLDENDLDATSEDDNPEAPREDAEVVSLDSFRK from the coding sequence ATGTCACAGACGATTGACTACGGAAGTTTGATGCATCGCGCCATGCGCGGTTTGATCCAGCAGGTCCTGACAGATGTCAGGGACAACGGCCTGCCCGGCGCGCATCATTTTTTCATCACCTTTGACACCGGACACCCTGATGTCAAAATCGCTGACTGGCTGCGCGAGCGTTACCCTGAGGAAATGACCGTCGTCATGCAACATTGGTTTGACGACTTGATCGTCACCGATGAAGGGTTCTCGGTCACATTGAATTTTGGTGATGCACCAGAAAACCTTAATGTCCCATTTGACGCGGTTCAGACCTTTGTTGATCCGTCCGTCGAATTTGGTCTGCGGTTCGAATCTCAAGACGATGAGGACGACATGGATGATCTGGACGAGAATGATCTGGACGCCACAAGCGAAGATGATAACCCAGAGGCCCCCAGAGAGGACGCCGAAGTTGTCAGCCTCGACAGTTTCCGCAAATAG
- a CDS encoding BCCT family transporter, translating into MSIKPPFTDLEIKTEDSGFYENNSLPIALLSKGIMVALVLWALVWPANANSTLGSLNSQILAVFNQFYIIIVGLFAFFLFVVALLPGTGSKVMGPEGEKPEFSNFSWFSMMFGAGLGVGLMVFATAEPLSLWGSNPVVVAGDVTGNTPEAVKSAYRYTFAHYGFHAWAIYVVTGLSLAYFAYTRDMPLTIRTALTPLFGKAVNGTLGHIVDVLGVVATILGVSVTIGFGVSQFIDGLFAITGMEWLMNMGTEEGAVPTPSKVGLIAGLLSIMAMSILSAVSGVGRGVKYLSNLNLVLSLILLLTFVIFGSFMFAMTTYGSALVDYIINFVSISFGSYGPQDAAEFAAALPEAAKPLADDLFGGATNAWGAWGGSDGFETFKSGLEGAAAELDDETLKAVYAVGNDGRQFGWQSAWTTFYWAWWIAFSPFVGLFLARISKGRTVREFILGCVIAPALVCFAWMTILGATAIDLELSGVAEGAITGASNTNKLFVTLSYMIEGGLLSALNVMCVILIMTFLVTSADSGILVMNTIMSGGSQETGIKHRIVWGLILTAVIGTLIIAAGDNNPMDALKNAMIIGALPFTMVMGLMMVSLSKALYRDSQRDKQGVASQPAE; encoded by the coding sequence ATGAGCATCAAACCTCCGTTTACGGATCTTGAAATCAAAACAGAAGATTCAGGATTCTATGAAAACAACAGCCTTCCGATTGCTTTGCTCAGCAAGGGCATCATGGTCGCGCTGGTTCTCTGGGCCCTCGTTTGGCCTGCAAACGCAAATTCAACGCTGGGTAGCCTCAACAGCCAAATCCTAGCTGTCTTCAACCAGTTCTACATCATCATCGTAGGTCTGTTTGCTTTCTTCTTGTTTGTTGTCGCCCTTCTTCCTGGCACAGGTAGTAAAGTGATGGGCCCCGAAGGTGAAAAACCTGAATTCTCAAACTTCTCTTGGTTCTCGATGATGTTTGGTGCTGGTCTGGGCGTGGGCTTGATGGTCTTCGCGACTGCAGAACCGCTCAGCCTGTGGGGATCAAACCCTGTTGTTGTTGCTGGTGACGTAACAGGCAACACACCTGAAGCTGTCAAATCAGCCTACCGTTACACATTCGCGCACTACGGCTTCCACGCTTGGGCGATCTATGTTGTGACCGGTCTGTCGCTGGCCTACTTCGCGTATACACGTGACATGCCGCTGACAATCCGCACGGCACTGACACCCCTGTTTGGCAAAGCCGTAAACGGTACCCTCGGTCACATCGTTGACGTTCTGGGCGTTGTTGCAACCATTCTGGGTGTTTCCGTGACAATCGGCTTTGGCGTTAGCCAGTTCATCGACGGTCTCTTTGCCATCACAGGCATGGAATGGCTGATGAACATGGGTACCGAAGAAGGTGCTGTTCCGACACCGAGCAAAGTTGGCCTGATTGCTGGTCTGCTTTCCATCATGGCAATGTCGATCCTGTCGGCTGTGTCTGGTGTTGGCCGTGGCGTTAAGTACCTGTCGAACCTGAACTTGGTTCTGTCCCTGATCTTGCTGTTGACCTTCGTCATCTTCGGTTCGTTCATGTTTGCCATGACCACATATGGCTCCGCTCTGGTGGACTACATCATCAACTTCGTTTCGATCAGCTTTGGCTCATATGGCCCACAAGATGCTGCTGAATTTGCCGCCGCTTTGCCTGAAGCAGCCAAACCACTGGCAGACGATCTGTTCGGTGGTGCGACCAACGCTTGGGGCGCATGGGGCGGATCAGACGGTTTTGAGACCTTTAAATCTGGTCTTGAAGGTGCCGCAGCAGAGCTGGATGATGAAACGTTGAAAGCAGTTTACGCTGTCGGTAACGACGGGCGTCAATTTGGCTGGCAGTCAGCTTGGACAACGTTCTACTGGGCTTGGTGGATTGCGTTCTCGCCATTTGTTGGCTTGTTCTTGGCACGTATCTCCAAAGGTCGTACAGTTCGTGAGTTCATCTTGGGCTGCGTTATCGCACCCGCTCTGGTTTGCTTTGCCTGGATGACAATCCTCGGCGCGACAGCAATCGATCTGGAACTGTCAGGTGTCGCAGAAGGCGCGATCACCGGTGCTTCGAACACAAACAAACTGTTCGTAACACTGTCGTACATGATTGAGGGCGGTCTGCTGTCAGCATTGAACGTAATGTGCGTTATTTTGATCATGACCTTCCTGGTCACTTCGGCTGACTCGGGTATCTTGGTCATGAACACCATCATGTCAGGTGGCAGCCAGGAAACCGGCATCAAACACCGCATCGTTTGGGGTCTGATCCTGACGGCAGTGATTGGTACGCTGATCATCGCTGCAGGCGACAACAATCCGATGGATGCGCTGAAAAACGCGATGATCATCGGTGCCCTGCCCTTCACTATGGTTATGGGCCTGATGATGGTTTCGCTTTCCAAAGCTCTGTACCGTGATAGCCAGCGTGACAAGCAAGGTGTTGCATCGCAACCTGCTGAATAA
- the fumC gene encoding class II fumarate hydratase yields MTQTRTETDSFGPLEVPADKYWGAQTQRSIMNFPIGWEKQPVAIVRALGVIKQACAMANQASGKLDDTLAGAIIQAAGEVIEGKFDDNFPLVVWQTGSGTQSNMNSNEVIANRAIEILGGEIGSKDPVHPNDHCNMGQSSNDTFPTAMHIATAMSVRDVLLPGLEKLAAGLEQKAEEFKGIIKIGRTHTQDATPLTLGQEFGGYAHQIRQGIKRVNATLPDIYELAQGGTAVGTGLNTQKGWGETVAANMAKITGLPFVTAPNKFEALAAHDAMVFMSGALATIAGSCYKIANDIRFLGSGPRSGLGELILPENEPGSSIMPGKVNPTQAEALTQVAAHVMGNNAAMTFAGSQGHFELNVYNPMMSYNLLQSIQLLGDAADSFTERMLLGIQANEPRIDKLMKESLMLVTALAPTIGYDNATKVAKTAHKNGTTLKEEAIALGFVDAATFDAVVRPEQMVGPKD; encoded by the coding sequence ATGACACAGACACGGACCGAAACCGACAGCTTTGGCCCCTTGGAAGTCCCTGCGGACAAGTATTGGGGTGCTCAGACGCAGCGGTCGATCATGAACTTCCCAATCGGTTGGGAAAAACAGCCGGTCGCCATTGTTCGGGCTTTGGGTGTGATCAAACAAGCCTGCGCCATGGCCAATCAGGCCTCGGGAAAGTTGGACGACACGTTGGCTGGCGCAATCATTCAGGCTGCGGGCGAAGTTATTGAGGGAAAATTTGACGACAACTTCCCGCTCGTTGTCTGGCAAACCGGTTCTGGCACGCAATCCAACATGAACTCGAACGAGGTGATCGCCAACCGTGCAATTGAAATCCTCGGCGGCGAGATCGGCTCCAAAGACCCTGTGCACCCCAATGACCACTGCAACATGGGGCAGTCATCCAACGACACCTTCCCCACAGCCATGCACATCGCAACCGCGATGAGTGTACGCGACGTGTTGCTGCCGGGTTTGGAAAAGCTGGCCGCAGGGCTAGAGCAGAAAGCCGAAGAGTTCAAAGGCATCATCAAAATCGGCCGTACGCACACACAAGACGCCACGCCTCTGACACTGGGTCAGGAATTTGGCGGTTACGCCCATCAAATCCGTCAGGGTATCAAACGGGTCAATGCCACCCTGCCCGACATTTATGAACTGGCACAAGGCGGCACTGCAGTCGGCACCGGGTTGAACACACAAAAAGGCTGGGGCGAAACCGTTGCGGCTAATATGGCCAAGATCACCGGGCTTCCTTTCGTGACCGCCCCCAACAAGTTCGAAGCTCTTGCTGCTCATGACGCCATGGTCTTTATGTCTGGTGCGTTGGCCACGATTGCTGGCAGCTGCTACAAAATCGCCAATGACATCCGATTCCTTGGCTCTGGTCCGCGTTCCGGTTTGGGCGAGTTGATCTTGCCCGAGAATGAGCCCGGCTCGTCCATCATGCCCGGCAAGGTCAACCCGACACAGGCGGAAGCACTGACACAGGTTGCCGCTCATGTCATGGGAAACAATGCCGCGATGACCTTTGCAGGCTCGCAAGGTCATTTTGAGCTGAACGTCTACAATCCGATGATGTCTTACAATCTGCTGCAATCCATCCAACTTCTGGGTGATGCCGCAGACAGCTTTACCGAACGTATGCTGCTGGGCATTCAGGCCAACGAGCCGCGCATCGATAAGCTGATGAAAGAAAGCCTGATGCTGGTCACAGCACTGGCCCCGACCATCGGCTATGACAACGCCACCAAGGTTGCCAAAACCGCGCATAAGAACGGCACCACGCTAAAGGAAGAAGCCATCGCGCTTGGCTTTGTGGATGCGGCGACCTTTGATGCGGTTGTCCGCCCTGAGCAAATGGTTGGGCCCAAGGACTGA
- a CDS encoding heme-binding protein, translating into MTSTTQKLVTALGFAMAAGQAAALDCSDLPDHAALTEALKASTASTSETINGGLELNMWVSLVNRDGEICAIAMTGDDRGDQWPGSRVISAQKANTANAFSLPGLALSTANLYSATQPGGSLFGLQFSNPVNPQIAYGDATAYGTENDPLVGQKLGGVNVFGGGLALYDAKGVLLGAIGVSGDTSCADHNIAWRTRDALQLGNVPAGVSANGDDGILYDINEEASASGFGHPVCGGGEVAVAIKIGAGQ; encoded by the coding sequence ATGACATCTACAACTCAAAAACTTGTCACCGCATTAGGTTTTGCCATGGCTGCAGGGCAGGCCGCCGCTTTGGATTGCTCTGATTTGCCTGATCACGCGGCCCTCACTGAAGCGCTCAAGGCCAGCACGGCGAGCACCTCTGAGACGATCAATGGCGGTTTGGAACTCAATATGTGGGTCAGTCTGGTCAACCGCGATGGGGAAATCTGTGCGATTGCAATGACCGGCGATGACCGTGGAGACCAATGGCCGGGAAGTCGGGTGATATCTGCTCAGAAAGCTAATACAGCGAATGCCTTTAGCCTGCCGGGGCTCGCGCTGTCGACGGCCAATCTTTATTCTGCAACGCAACCTGGTGGCAGCTTGTTCGGTTTACAGTTTTCCAACCCGGTGAATCCGCAGATTGCTTATGGTGATGCGACTGCATATGGCACTGAAAATGACCCACTGGTTGGTCAGAAACTGGGAGGCGTGAATGTTTTTGGCGGTGGTCTGGCGCTTTATGATGCAAAGGGTGTGTTGCTTGGTGCGATAGGTGTCAGCGGGGACACGTCCTGTGCCGATCACAATATCGCCTGGCGGACACGTGATGCGTTGCAATTGGGCAATGTGCCTGCAGGTGTCAGCGCCAATGGCGATGACGGCATCCTGTATGACATCAACGAAGAGGCAAGCGCCTCTGGTTTTGGTCATCCGGTCTGCGGTGGTGGTGAGGTAGCTGTCGCGATAAAAATCGGGGCAGGCCAATAA